In the Harmonia axyridis chromosome 3, icHarAxyr1.1, whole genome shotgun sequence genome, one interval contains:
- the LOC123675105 gene encoding catalase-like encodes MSNIRTPVDNQLLEFSTKNKKPEIESATTTTGQPLTYKDASLTVGPKGPILFQDYYLYDELGHFSRERVPERVVHAKGAGAFGYFEVTHDITKYTAAKVFSHIGKKTPIAVRFSQVAGEMGYPDTVRDVRGFAIKFYTEDGIWDLVGNNTPIFFIRDPILFPSFIHILKRNPTTHIRPDYDMFWDFISLRPESTHQTMVLFSDRGIPDGYRYMHGYGSNTFAFVNAEGKFYYCKFHYLSDQGIRNLLSDEATKIAGEDPEYSIRDLYNSIANGNYPSWTFYVQIMTPEQAATYAYDPFDVTKVWLHADFPLIQVGRFVLNKNQVNYFAEVEQIAFDVAHLIPGIEPSPDRMLQGRLFNYGDTHRYRLGVNSNQLPVNSPFRMKNFSRDGTMTFESQGGAPNYHPNSFGGPESDLRAKALAPILPIAGDAARYDNGLNDNFSQARLLYERVLTPLERRRLVDNIVDWLRRANAVIQERAIRNFAQVNEDFGRLIREGILAKSHVSAHV; translated from the exons ATGTCCAACATCAGAACACCAGTAGACAACCAACTCCTTGAGTTCTCTACAAAAAATAAG aaaccCGAAATTGAATCTGCAACAACAACCACTGGTCAGCCTTTGACGTACAAAGATGCTAGTCTAACAGTAGGACCGAAAGGGCCAATCCTTTTTCAGGACTATTATCTGTACGATGAATTGGGTCATTTTAGCAGAGAGAGGGTTCCTGAAAGGGTCGTACATGCTAAAGGAGCTGGTGCTTTCGGATACTTCGAAGTCACCCATGATATCACCAAATATACTGCAGCCAAAGTTTTTTCTCACATTGGAAAGAAGACTCCTATTGCTGTTAGGTTCTCGCAGGTTGCTGGAGAAATGG GTTATCCAGATACAGTAAGAGATGTAAGAGGTTTCGCAATCAAGTTTTACACGGAAGACGGTATATGGGATCTTGTTGGCAACAACACACCAATTTTCTTCATAAGAGACCCCATCTTATTCCCAAGCTTCATCCACATCTTGAAAAGAAACCCCACAACTCATATTAGACCTGACTATGACATGTTTTGGGACTTCATATCTCTAAGACCAGAATCAACCCATCAAACCATGGTATTGTTCTCAGACAGGGGTATTCCTGATGGTTATAGATATATGCACGGCTATGGATCGAACACGTTTGCTTTCGTCAATGCTGAGGGAAAATTTTATTACtgcaaatttcattatttaagtGATCAAG GCATACGAAATTTGCTGTCAGATGAAGCGACAAAGATTGCTGGAGAAGATCCAGAATACTCAATAAGAGATCTTTACAACAGTATCGCTAATGGAAATTATCCCTCTTGGACTTTTTACGTACAAATAATGACTCCAGAACAAGCTGCAACCTATGCGTATGATCCCTTCGATGTCACCAAAGTTTGGCTGCATGCCGATTTTCCTCTTATACAAGTTGGGAGATTTGTTCTGAATAAGAATCAAGTTAACTATTTCGCAGAAGTCGAACAGATAGCTTTCGATGTGGCTCATCTTATACCAG GCATAGAACCCAGCCCAGATAGAATGCTACAAGGCAGGCTTTTCAATTATGGTGACACCCACAGATACCGCTTAGGTGTAAACAGCAACCAACTTCCAGTCAACAGTCCTTtccgaatgaaaaatttcagcaGAGACGGTACAATGACTTTCGAGAGTCAAGGAGGCGCTCCAAACTACCACCCAAACAGCTTTGGAGGCCCGGAATCAGATTTAAGAGCAAAAGCATTGGCTCCCATCCTACCAATAGCTGGTGATGCAGCAAGGTACGATAATGGTCTGAACGACAACTTCAGCCAGGCCAGATTGCTTTATGAGCGTGTTTTGACCCCTTTGGAAAGGAGAAGATTGGTTGATAATATCGTGGATTGGTTACGTAGGGCCAATGCGGTGATACAAGAAAGAGCGATCAGAAACTTCGCTCAAGTTAATGAAGATTTTGGTAGACTTATTAGGGAAGGAATTCTGGCGAAAAGTCATGTCTCTGCTCATGTTTAA
- the LOC123675102 gene encoding xaa-Pro aminopeptidase 1-like, translating to MFAKALKWNIIIHFLFHILLINCSPSNHETKQISTPDAQKVEEQKKLDAVRKSEEKRKLEEARKEEEKERSEELLRIERMRISGELRKACSKRGNAVLPATRVNTTMALLQLRKIMNQSTVIGEDAIDGYIITSDDEHQTEFVSEYDRRRQFITGFSGSHGTAIVTQAKAALWTDGRYHLEADDQMSCDWLLLRSGQRDIPTMSEWLKKEFPKGARIGVDPKFISEHMWQTFISDFKNTSLTLVPIGINLIDMIWTKERPTKRNKSVFIQQEKYAGRSWISKVEDLRNQTRILGADAIIVTALDEIAWLLNIRGRDVPYSPFVRSYVLVDMVKVILYINQTQMIKHNVKAHFLNTEGVSEHSFEFKDYNDVWTDLPTQTQAYNRLLIPTLCEMSLGASHAIYELIPQHKQFPNHSPIIYMKAVKNPTEIEGMKNAHIRDAAAMCEFFAYLDERFKENDVFTELDLVKTLDEFRFAQEMSIGNSFRTIVAFGTNAAYPRYEPRNITNKVIFNNSTLILDSGGQYLDGTTDVTRTIHLGVPTQAQRRAYTKVLIGHIQMSTLTFPENLHVSSVDVLARAPLWEVGLDYLHPTSHGVGSFLAVHESPIKVEFKSYGNQTFKPGYFLSLEPGYYSEGEFGVRLENVVEVVEKKWLPPVHGYKFLGFKDRTLVPYNSKLLDMELLSSFHRRWLNKYNKKIRTLVGLELKKQMLEKGFRWLMDNTAYIPENSRSSRLVFHSSLFLLPLSIILKVNFRYL from the exons ATGTTTGCGAAGGCGTTAAAATGGAATatcataattcattttttat ttcaTATTTTACTCATCAACTGTTCACCTTCGAATCACGAAACAAAGCAAATAAGTACACCAGATGCTCAAAAAGTAGAAGAACAAAAGAAACTGGATGCCGTTCGAAAATCTGAAGAGAAGAGGAAGCTCGAAGAAGCAcgcaaagaagaagaaaaagaaagatcTGAAGAATTACTGAGAATTGAAAGAATGAGAATTTCTGGAGAGCTCAGGAAAGCTTGCTCTAAAAGGGGGAATGCTGTCTTGCCTGCCACAAGGGTGAATACAACCATGGCGTTGCTCCAACTAAGAAAAATTATGAACCAATCAACAGTGATAGGAGAAGATGCAATTGATGGTTACATTATTACATCTGATGATGAACATCAG ACTGAGTTTGTTAGTGAATATGATCGGAGAAGACAATTTATAACAGGCTTCAGTGGAAGTCATGGAACTGCTATAGTAACACAGGCTAAAGCTGCGTTGTGGACTGATGGAAGATACCATTTAGAAGCTGATGATCAGATGAGCTGCGATTGGTTACTCTTGAGATCTGGTCAAAGAGATATTCCAACAATGTCAGAATggttgaaaaaagaatttccaAAAGGTGCTAGAATTGGCGTGGATCCCAAGTTCATTTCAGAGCATATGTGGCAAACATTTATCAGTGATTTCAAGAACACATCTTTAACTTTGGTTCCTATTGGAATTAATCTTATAGATATGATCTGGACCAAAGAAAGACCAACTAAAAGGAATAAGAGTGTTTTTATTCAACAAGAGAAATATGCAG GAAGGTCTTGGATATCAAAAGTGGAAGATCTAAGAAACCAGACCAGGATTTTAGGTGCGGATGCAATAATAGTTACAGCTTTGGATGAAATAGCTTGGTTATTGAATATAAGAGGAAGAGATGTACCTTATTCACCATTCGTGAGAAGCTATGTTCTTGTAGATATGGTTAAAGTAATTTTGTATATAAACCAAACACAAATGATTAAGCACAATGTAAAAGCGCATTTTCTGAATACTGAAGGAGTAAGTGAGCATTCGTTTGA atTCAAAGACTACAACGACGTGTGGACTGATCTTCCAACACAAACTCAAGCATATAATCGTCTTCTCATTCCAACATTATGTGAAATGTCCCTAGGAGCAAGTCATGCAATTTATGAATTGATACCACAGCATAAACAATTCCCAAATCATTCACCGATAATTTATATGAAAGCAGTGAAAAATCCAACAGAAATTGAGGGAATGAAAAATGCCCACATAAGAGATGCTGCAGCTATGTGTGAATTTTTTGCCTATTTGGATGAAAGG TTCAAAGAAAATGATGTATTCACTGAATTAGATTTGGTGAAGACACTTGACGAGTTTCGTTTTGCACAAGAGATGAGTATAGGCAATAGTTTTAGAACTATTGTCGCCTTTGGTACAAATGCTGCTTATCCCCGGTATGAACCTAGGAATATAACGAATAAAGTCATTTTTAACAACAGTACTTTGATATTGGACTCTGGAGGACAATATTTAG ATGGAACTACTGATGTTACCAGAACAATTCATCTAGGAGTTCCAACCCAAGCACAGAGAAGAGCCTATACAAAAGTATTGATAGGACACATTCAGATGTCAACTCTTACGTTTCCTGAAAATCTGCATGTTTCATCAGTGGATGTTTTGGCAAGAGCACCTTTATGGGAAGTTGGCCTAGATTACCTTCACCCTACTAGTCACGGAGTTGGTTCTTTTCTTGCAGTTCATGAAT CTCCTATAAAGGTGGAATTCAAATCTTATGGTAATCAAACTTTCAAACCAGGATATTTTCTATCATTAG AACCAGGGTATTATAGTGAAGGTGAATTCGGCGTAAGATTAGAAAATGTTGTTGAAGTAGTCGAAAAAAAATGGTTACCACCAGTTCATGGTTACAAATTTCTGGGATTCAAAGATAGAACTCTGGTGCCTTACAATTCCAAATTACTGGATATGGAACTATTATCATCATTTCAT agGAGGTGGCTgaacaaatataataaaaaaattagaacgCTTGTAGGATTAGAACTCAAGAAGCAAATGTTGGAGAAAGGATTTCGATGGTTGATGGACAATACTGCCTACATTCCTGAAAATAGTCGAAGCAGTAGATTAGTCTTTCATTCATCACTCTTTTTATTACCTCTTTCGATCATTTTAAAAGtgaattttcgatatttatGA